ATTGTATAAATTGTGTGTTGTTCATAATTGTTTGGACCAttaaatcattataatttttcaaaacgtcAAACCGTTACAAAACTAAGTTCTTTTATTTTGGTgagaaaatttataacaaaGTTGTGGTTCATTTTCAAACATTgcatcaaaataatttatttcgtCTCACCTAATGATTAAATGGAAAAtctcaaacaaaaattatataatttgattatacGCTCCATTACTCAAACAGTTCAATTAAGAGAATACATGGAAAATGTTCTATTGTTATACGCTCCATagagtttattttaattttttttctcattgtCTTACTTAAACCttaaaaagatatcaaataatTGAATCTTtgcaattttaaattattggaATTTTTCTTCAAATTTAATTCAAAGATAATACATTATAACACACATATTGTATccatcattttattttgttttcacatTTCCACCcaataaattcaaatttattatggatacaaaaaactattttatagaaaattagtATTTCTTTAACGCTTCCaacaaaaattagttaaactgaacaaataaattatatttttttaacaatttttcttCATAAAcaattaaacaataaatattttctgTGCGTAGTACGGACATCGCATCTAGTATATATAATGTCTGAGTTTTTTCTCTTCTAAGAGCAGCTACATCAGATTATTTTAATGGTTGTGGGACCCACGCGATTTCCGGTTTATTTTGGTCGTAAAGGTTTGGTGTTTGGTTTGATCTGTTTGGGTTCTCCATGTTTGGTCCAATAAGTAATTGAAACTGTGCGTTTTGTTTTATGCTGCAGTCGATTAGGGCTTCATTGTTGTTCTTCCACATTTCAAAGTCGCCGTATCCGTTTATCTTCATCTGCAAATCTTATCATTTCTCCTCTCACCCCTTGACCTCCCATGTCGTTCAATGTATCCCTTTTAATTCACTAATAAATATTGTCGTTTAACCAAAAAACGTTGTCGACCTCTTCGTTTCTTCGCGTCAAATCTATAAATTGGAGAGGGCTGAGAGTTGGATGAACCTTCGCAGAAACTCTCAGTAATCTCTTTCATCAAGTGTATAAAGAATCTTCCAAAATGTCTTCTTTTCATTGTTGCGCAATCAGTCTTCGACGCTCTGTCGATCGTAACAGTTCATTGTTGCTTGGCTTCTCCGTTTTTTGGACTCGGAAAAAGCATGGTGAATTCATGGGAATTAATCTACTTCTCTCTGATGAAAAGGTATTGTTCCTACAAGcatcttatatgttatattaattttgttttattgatcTAAATTTAATCATTACGTGTTAAGTTTAAACCAAAACTTAATTGTCTGTTAATTTATCTGATGATACCATCTGATTCCAGCTTAGGATGATAAAAAAGAAGGAACTTGTCTCAATAGGAAATCTAAACAATTCATCTCCAGCTCTGACGAGAAGTTAACATTCATGGTTCCAACAATGTTTAATATGTGTTTCTGTTTTAGATAAGAATTGTTAAATTCAATATATGATCTTAGTGAAGACACAATAAGCTGGTTTTATTTGCAAGGCCTAGATTGTTGAGGTCCTGCAACAAAATGGTTTTTATTTGTAGATTGTGTTGTTTTCAAGAAGAACATGGCAGTTTATGATCATGGTGGAGACATTAACAGTACTCAACTCGATACATCGACGAACAGTACTATTGTGGCTGAGAGGCTTCAGGTATGGAAAAAATACAATAAGACTGCTGAAGAAGCTTCTCCCGAGAAACGGAAAGTACCTGCGAAAGAAGCAAGTAAATGTTGTATGAAAGGTAAAGGAGGGCCAAAGAATGGTCAATGTAGCTCCACAGAGAGTGTGCAGTCCAAGAGCACGGTTCTTCTTAATCTTCTCGTAAAAGCTATCAAGTCTCCTAAACCTAAACCTATGATGTACAACATCTTCTCCTTCTAACTCTTCTCTTCTGTCTTGAACCTTAACACATGAATCAAGCATTCAAACCAGGTAATTGAGCTTTATAAGATTAAAAGCTTCTGCCTTTAGTTAACAGATGATGAACACAAAGACAAATCTCCTCTTTGAATGTTCCATAACCAAAAGCATTTTGACATTACAAGTCCAAAAGAAAAGATTTTTGAACAGAGAAACATCTAAGGACTTCCATATCCATTGATGCTACAGAACTGAAATTAAACACACATAATATGCAGATGCTGAAATCacatgatgatgcattgcagTAAGAATCCAACAGTGACGGCTTAAGCAAGCAGCTAAGATTACCCTCAACAAAAGGCAGTGAGTGAGAAACAATCAGAAACTACAAAGAAGCTTCATCAATCTTTAAGTTTGCAACAAACAGATCATTAccaaaagtttataaattttcgAACTTTCAGCAACCAAACAAAAGGCCATATAATCAATCAATTAGAGTCATGAGAATCAATCAAACCTGAGAAACGGGGACCACCGACGAGGAAGAAGTTACATCGCCGATACTTTTTAACGGATCAGAATAAGACTTGTTGGAAGGAGCTTTGGTGGTGGTCTCAGAAAGAGCAGGCTGAGCACCAGATTTCTCCGATCCGTCTTCTCCAGCCGCCGCCGTTGAAAGAGGAGCAACGGACCCGGCGGAAGCAAAACTGCCGCGGTCTTAGTTGTTTTGAAATCCTAAGTCATCGATTTCTGACTTAGGGTTCCGTTCGAGAGGCTTCACGAGGGAACAATGGCTCCCCTGCCCCGCGGTCCGaatgaaaattatgtttttaattttactggtgcaaattttttagtttgtttttttttttatactaaagTATTAATTTTATCGGATGTCTCCAaaagtatttaattttacatCTGCTCTTTATGTTTCTTATCACGTTTTTGGACTATGCTAGTATACATATACTCTctccgttgcaaatttgcatgTTTCAGGagataacaaatatttaaaaaggatacttctttttatattttgtccactgataatgaaaattttaaatttcaaaactattatttaattgcatcatttatttaatttagtttaactTATTTTACAGTCAAGATGAGAGAGAGGTCACATAGGAGCGAGAGATACAGATTGAAAAGTACAAGATTAGCACGCAAAGCAACTAAAGCACAACTTGATACTAGATAGTAGTTTAATAAGAGCGATAATTTATtggatatatataaatagatttaaatGCTCTCCATCATCTGCTCAGTGTCTCCTTTGATGTTCTCATCAATGATTATGGTGTCTCCATCCCTCACGACATCCACAACATGCTCTGCATCTATTTCCTGGACGTTACCTGGTGGCTTCGTCCCAGGTTTCTTGTATACCCAGTATACAACCATTTGTACCCATCCAAATATAAACCCCAAAACATTTGGAAGCTgagaggaagaaaaaaacactagctttaataatgaaaaacaaaagaggcggCAAATATGAAGACTACTGGACGGACTTACAGCTATGTTTAAGTCTTTGAGGAGCACACCATAGACGAACCACGTCACTGCCGACAAGGTGAGAAAGAAGGAGAGACTGAAACTCATGAACTCCGATGTTTTCGTCTTAACAACCCTCCTCTGTTTTTTCAAGATTAAGCTTACCGATTTTAGAAGCAGTTTTAAATGTGATGCATGGAATAAATATCAATGAAAGAGATCGGAGACTTACAATCATGGCAAGAGGTGCGATAAAAACACATAGAGAGAAGATCATACAAATGTATCCGAGGAATTGGACACGTTTCTTCCCATCAAGAAGAAAGTGCGTGGGGAAGAAAACAAGGGCGAAAGCAAGAACGTCCACCAATACGACTAGTTTTATTGTTAGAGTCTGCCATATCGAAACGGTAAAAATCTAGtcattaattatgtttttaaattcaagaTAAGAAGTTACATAAACATCGCATAATGACCTTTTGCTTCATAGAAGAGTAGAAGAGATAGAAGGAGATGTAGAAGATTTGTATGACCAAGGAAAAGGTGTTGATAGTGATCATAATCACTAGATTCTTCTTGACCATCGCGTAATATATCCAGAGCATCGCACTTAAGAGGGATATCACATATGGGATACACTGGTACCCATCTGACGTTTTTGTCTTGTAAATACGAATAAAAGTGGGCCTgagaaacaaacacaaacaaagcGTCTATATATTTAGTGTCTGATTCAAAACGTTATTAGAGTAAGAGGAACGTAACTAAAAGAGTTAGAAAGCATTTACATAGGGGCGAGTCCAACGAAGAACGATATAATATTACCTACAAAACAAATCCTTAATGTTAGAATTCACGATATATAAGTTCATGTACATGCATGCATCATGAACGTTTACGTAAACGTGAAAAGATTTAACCTAGAATTCCAAAAACCAGAGTGAAGGAGTATCGTGAAAATtccattattctttttttttttctttacttaaAAACTCTTTCTTTTGGTAAACACTATAGGAACGTAATGAGAATCGGTTGCAATAAGATGCTAACGGTATACTAGTATTTATATAGGAGAAAAAGTTTGTAAACATGTAAAATGGCTGTGAGTCAGAGAAGAGAACGAAAGAGTTTGAACTCATTGGGATGTAAGTACATTTGGCAAAAAGATTAGAGAGCATTATATCTCTACTTTACAGTTGTTTACTTCATGCCCTAATTATTCGTGAATTAGTTTATGACTTTATGTTCAACAATGACTCAATAATCCCTAATTATTCGTGACGATCTATATTTTAACTATTGAAAATTTATCCCATACagatatataatatgttaagAAATTTCTACTAAAAAATACatgatattacaaatatactaatGTCatctcttatattttatataaaatggaGATTGAGAAATATATTCATGTCATCTCTtttacattataaaaaaaatggagaTTGAGAAATACTtaacatatgattaaatattaatcatttttaCTTAATATACTGAAAAGGAGACTAAGCCTTATGTGGAATTAAGTTTGCACCCACACTGAATTCCGCATGCGAGTGAACCAATCTAatctcataaaaaaaaattaaaaaaaaattaaacctaaAACCTAAAACCTAAAATGGGTGAGAATCTATCAACCTCAGCAAGTTATGAACGACAATAAGCTTTAACTTTAGATTACACCGGCACATTTAGTGGTTCACATAAATTCtttcttacaaattttcattatttttatagtgaaattttctattttatgtgtttatgattgatttactttattttacaAGGAGATTCATCTTTAGTTTTGTTGCAATTGATCAAATTATCTAATACGATATTGAGATAAGCTGaatgaaaattatgtttttaattttactgatgcaactttgttatttttacttttatactAAAAGTATTAATTTTATCAGATGTTCCCGaaagtatttaattttacatCTGCTCTTATGTGTTTTATTAGGGtatttatgtttcttatcaCGTTTTTGGACTATGCAAGTATACACATACTCTCTCCGTTGCAAAAATGCATGTTTTAGGAgaaaaagtatttataaaaaaatagttttttttatattgataataaaaaattgtaaacttcaaaaatattaattgaaatttttgaagtttttattggtttagaatataagaaatataaaattacaaaatatgtattaactaagttttatatatgtgaaattttttaaaacatgtattatttagaaatagagagagtattttattttcgtatcaatatctaatctattaatctAGTGTCTTATTTTTTATCTAATACAgaaaaattgtcatttaaatttggaCATATTATAGAATCTATCATTTAAGTTACACGATCCTTATTTACCTTCCTGATATATTAACTCAATAACTCAATCTAAACCAACATCACAATAACCGTACATTCCATCTATCGTGATTACTACTTTTGCTACTACAATCTCTTTATTAAATATCTAGAGAACACTAAAATTAGTCAAACTATATGTACAACTATAACACGACTTtggtaatattattttacatttcaCGTGCGGGTCATTAGAAAACAAAAGGATCCGTTACCACGCTTGGAGAACATTGGAAATAATATTACCAAAGTCGGATCCGTTATAACTTGTTTTAATTAGAAAGAGTgttttttacttataaaaataaaactaatcacATAGAAATCCTAACAAATCAATTTATCTGGAGTTTATAAGTTTAGATACCCTTTCAAAATATTCAACATTTCAAGAATGGAATGCTTAAACTATGTTTTTGAGATAGATTTACCGAAACAAACTCATCCTAATATTTGTATaagaaacatatattatttactaacaaaaaaataagtatgGGAACTACAAGCCACACATTCTAGATTAAAATcaagtttaataaatttgagAAAACACTTCCGATACTATTTTATAAGAAGTTAGTTCCTGAtacaacaaattttaaaattaaaattcacacaaatttcaaaattaaaaattaaagttctTAGTCATTGTTCAATGCAATTCTTGAATTTGAagtatttgtgtatttttttttaatgaaatttgaaatttattgatCATGTAATAACTCATTTACGAAAGAATTAAAGAATCAGACTTGAATTTGCATTTTTTCGTCAGctttaaaatagaaaagatGGTGACCagagttttcttttatttcccATTACTTCAAACCACCTTCTTATCACTTCTTCCAAGCTGTGTGGTGGCCTATAACGAAGCgatgaaattatgtttttaacaGCTTTACCAATGAGCCGGATTAGTTGTGCAACATGGTCCATTACATCGTTAAATGtaccattaatatttttttaacatagtttataaataatttgagaCGGCTGATGCCGAAGAAAGTTACGCTCCCTCCAAATATGATAGACTGTTGTTTGAAATACCAGTCGAAGGGGAATACTATCTATATGACTACGCCCTCCGCCCTTGAGAACTCTGAGAGTGTCTTGCCAATCTGGATTGATGCCCTGGTCCAATAAGCACTCTTGCTACTCTCTCCCAGACCAAATATGAGTAAGGACAAGCAAAAAATAGATGGTCTCTAGTCTCGTCCCTTTCTCCACAAAATGTGCAGTCATGTCTGATACCCCACACCCTCATTCTATCTCCTGTTGATAATCTTTTCAGAACCGTGAGCCACAAAACGAAGGAGTATCGCAGCACAGCCTGTGGGAACCAGACACTACCGTGCCAAGTGACCTCTTCCTTCCTACCTCGAATTGGGTCCCACGTGTGCACTGCAGAGAAATGATCTTTATAATTACTGACGAAGTGGTGCCATATATAGACATCCTCGCCTTGATCTATCTGTGGAACATGCATAGCTTAATCTTAGCGTGCAGGTCCTGGAAATGTCTACTTCTCTGACCCCGCACCCTCCATTGACCCTGAGTGACTGCCTCAGAAACTCGAGCTCCTCTTCTCATACCAAGATAACAAGTACATGTAGCACCAGTTATGTCATAAAGCTTTCCCATCTCCAGCCAGTCATCAAACCAGAAAAAACCTTTTGACCATATCCTACTGCAATTCGAATGAAAGGATAAGCCAACTGTCTCATACGGAGAAGATTTCTCCAAATCCACGAACCTTTATTTTCCTCCCTAATGTCCCAAAACGAACTCTGCTGCAACAAATAATGTTGCACCCAAGAAACCCACAATGAACCTTATTGAGTGAAGAGTCTCCCTATTAGAGAAAAGACTTTTGACGAGTCTTGAAACCTACGTAGACCTAACCCTCCTTCTGACTTCGGATAACACAAATCCTCCCACTTGACCTTAGCCTTATTAGTCTGATGTGGAGATCCAGACCATAAAAAGGCACTACACAAGCTCTCAATCGCTTCATAGCATCCCATAGGAAGAATAAAAGCAAAACTCCAAAAGTTTACTATGCTGGATACCACATACTTGATTAATTGTAACCTACCCGCAAAAGAAAGTCAATTATTCGTCCAAGCCAACATTATGTTCCTTATCTTGTCTAGCAAAGGCTCTTTGAGAGCACTTTCGTTTTTAGGGGATGTCCTAGATATTGGATGGGTAAAGTTCCAACATTGATTCCCTGCCGAGTAGCTTCATCATACAGACCCACCAAGTTAGTTCCTGATGCATATGAGGACGATTTCGAAGCATTAATGTGTAGACCAAACAACTCTGCAAACCTGTCAATAGTCTCCATCACACCTTACAGGGAACAGCCAGTACCATCCGTAAACACTAGGATGTCGTCGGCAAAACTTACATGAGTTAACTGGACTGTTCTATACTGTGGGTTGTATCCAAACTGTCCTTCCAAAGTAGCCTTGTTGAGTAGCTTCGAGAGAACATTATTTAGTATCACATACAGATAAGGAGACAGCGAACAACCCTGTCTAATAATACCTCTAGCACTAGAGAAGAACCCTTCCAGACTTCCGTTTACAAAGACAGAGAAAGAAGCCGTGGAGATACAAACCATGATCCAATGAATAAACTGAGCTGGCAGAACCATTTCCCTGAGAACTGAGGAGATGAAGGAACACTTAACAATATCAAATGCTTTGGAGATGTCAAATTTAATAGCACATCTGTTCATATTGGTCTTCTTGTGGTAGCCGTTTACCAACTCTAAAGCTAACAAGACATTCTCCAGCAGCAATCTATCCTTAATAAAAGCacattggttagcttcaataGCTTCGGGCAAGAGTGCCTTCAGGCGATTGGCAAGAACCTTGGATATGACCTTGAATAACAAATTACAGTAGGCTATGGGCCGATAATCTTTCATAGTCTGAGCATTTTCTGACTTGGGAATGAGAGATAAGATCGTTGTGTTGACACCCGTTGGAAGAAACACAAATAAGAAGAATGATTGTATAGCAGTTATAAAGTCTTGAcctatttttgaaatatttattttttattttaaaaatttaattggagtttagggtttgagttgtAAAAAGAGGATGAAGGTGTAAAGGATGACGATGCTATAGATATGTGactttggggtttagggatttgttTTCGGGGTTTCATATATTTCCTTGTAAACTCGTCGTAAATAAAAACACGGGCCTGGTAAAGTCGACGTATATCACGGGTCTTCGTAAATTTGTTGTAATATTTGAAACCACATTTCAacgtaaattcgtcgtaaaagATACATTCGTCGTAGATTTGTTGTAATATTTGAAACCAAGTTTCAACATAAATTCTtcgtaaataaaaaaatgcGGACATGGTAATTCCGTCGTAAATGAAAATACGCAGGCCTAGTACTTTCGTCGTAAACTTTACGACGACTTTACGACGTATGtggtttcttatatataaatgATGCCTCTGAAAGAGGAGTTCTCGTTCATTCCTCAcaaactcctctctctctctaaggtattttctctcctctctctagtatttcttttaaagaattagtttaggtggttaacTAGTTTAGGAAATTAGTTTATGTGGTTAATTTAggtaacaaaataatatttaattgtgctgcggtttttaattaaattgatttttaaaaaaaattagatagcTCCTAGGCGGAAACCTGCAACAGCTACTAATTATAAGCTGTTTGGCGATGGTGCCGGAACATCTTCTTCCGGCGGTCCATCATCTTTCGAGGCAGTTCCTGACTCTCATATATCTCAGAGAGTTTGTAGCCCTCCTCCTCCTGCACCTCATATACCCTCCCAGAtgcctccacctcctccaccagcAGCTCCACCTCCGCCTGCTCTAGAGGGAGCTGCTCATCCAGATTTGTGGGTGCCTCCTTCTGCACAATACACAAGATATACAGTGAAGGATTTGCTTGCCCAGCCTAGACGGGAGGTTTTGGACATTTTGGACCCCGATATACCGTCGTTTACTTATTGATcagtatattttataatttaacttaaaatttaaaatcaatttttatttattaacaaattgGTTCAATTTTCAGATTGGGGCCAACAACCGTGTTTCCAAAAGCGTTTCAGAGATGATCAAGGGATATTACGATGGGGCCTATCCGAACTGGAGCATGACTCCAAATCACGTCAAGATGACTTGGTTTAAATGTTCTGcagtaattttttaatttttcttaatttaatttatttaattattaattatttattttaatgttttcaaaattttgtttgtttcacgAAAAGTGGCACTGGTCATTAGAAATCACCGAGAGGGTGAAGAAGGAGTTCCAGGCAAAAGCGAAGACCCGCCTTTGCAACAAGGTCTGAGATTGGAAGGACAATTGGGAGATCTACGGTTATGAAAGCCCACTGAGGTCACAAAGGAGGTATGTGATGGCCTCATCGCCTATTGGAAGCTACCCACCTCGATCCGAAAGTCCAACTCCTGATCCGCTTCCCGAAGAACGAAGGATAAAGATGGTCATTTGCCTATGGTTCATATTAGGCTTGGGCGTTCGggcttcgggtcgggttcgggtaggCTCCTTTCGGGTCCAAGTTCTTTTGGGTCCTAAAAATTTGGACCCAACAGGTACTTCTAAATTTTTGGTCCGGGTTCGGGTCGGTTCTTCTCGGGTCCGAGTCGGTCCGGGTCTTGATACATGCTCAAATTATCCTAGAGTAACCTTACTCTCATTAAAAAAGGTCAAGTTGTAGTATTTAGGGATCAAATTCACAGGGAGCTGAGGAATCACTAGATCTTATTGTAACTAAGCTAGGTTGGAGATTTCAAAGCATGTGAATAACAAGTAAATTAAAACTGGTTTTATCAGGACAATTACTCAATTGATTGATTTGGAGGTTTAACAGATATGATTAAGGTGCTATACTTATGAttactattcaggttatcaAGATTATAGTAATATGAATGCTTatgtgagatgcttgcatgatattaaagaacctAACGATGCAATAGCCTAACTGTCGTTATGACTATCTATTACTAGAATCGATGAGACTCCCATTGGTGAATCACAAGAAAGGCGTCGATCGACTtgctgtcgcatgtatcgatcgacagcgcCTCGCGTCTATCAATCGATGACTCTatagaagtatcgatcgatgcgctaCTAGTAAGCTTTAAGCGTGTAGTTGATAACAGTTCACTAAGGAGTTTTCCAAATCAGTTGTCGCTTGTTTCAAGCAAATTCCTAGCTCGGAGAACATAGATCCAAGAATTTTATCTTTGTTATCATGTATAGGTTAGTTACTCTTACACAAGCATTAAGAGCAATCTCCTAAaatgaatatcacatgctcaaGTATTCATATTTGGGACTAGTCCTCCAAAACCTATTTGAATTCTAAATCTAACAAAtgtgtttactcagacatagccaaGCAAAACAGAATCATAGTAGTAAGAAAGCTTCATAGataagaatagaaaacaaaggTGTTCAAGATAGCTCTCAGtgataactctctctctcaccaaacAAAGAAACTATGTCTAAAGATTTTAAGAAAACTCATGTAAAAACCGTGTTTGTGCCAAAACACTTAGGCAAGACAtaaatactataataattaggttaaaactcgtcaggggtgTTTTGGTAAATAGATGGAGTCTTGAgcttcaagtcggctgtgaccaaatATGGGCTTCTGCGgtttaatatcgatcgataacaCTGAAGGTGTATCGATTGACGCACGTCTCTCCGTGTCGATCTAGGGTGGTCGATATGGTCTTCTCAGATGTAATCTCTAAAGTGCTCCGAAATACTCCAAAATCACCATCTTTTTTCCAATTGCtcctgaacctataaatatgctATATAGACTCcaaaatagattaaatatattctaaaacactaatataccatgactaaaagtgggtcaaattcatggtatatcaggTATCTaattaaaaaacttataaaatatccATAATTTTTCGGGTTCATATCGGGTACGGGTCGGATTTGGGAATTTAAGatctaaacacacacaaaaatacacaaatttcatcaaatttagtcaaaatatTTCATGTATATCTAAAATCtgacaaaataaattaaaataaattattaaaaattaaaagaaagagttttgaattttacatttaaaacttcatattacttgaaaatgttacaaaaataataacaaagattgttaacaaaaatatgtttcaactaaatcataaaataaaatatagaagatagaacataacaaaacatagttcttgatattcatgtttttaaatcGGGTATGAATTGGTTCTTGTCGGGTCGGGTCtattcggatcggttcttttcgggtctGGATCTATTCGGGTCGGTTCTTTTCGGGTCCGGATCTATTCGTGTAAAAAATGTTTAGACCCAACATGTACTTCTAAACATTCGGGTCAGTTCCAGTTTAGGTATTTTCAGGTCGGTTCCGGGCCTGGTCTTCGGGTCTAGGTTAAAATGCCCATGCCTAGTTCATATAACCGGACAAAAACTCCTGAACCCTAATGGATCATCCTCATCAAGAGGAGGAAAGCCACACCGAGAAACAAGACGACGAGGTTTGAATTTCGATCTCCCAAGATTACTGATCGTATTGATATAATGACAATCTCCCTGTTCctggttaaaaatataaaattaaataaaaaagagttaagatacaaaaattgttatcagatatttattattcataataattagtTGTCATATATGTGTTGATCATATTAGTTAATTccatagcttttatttaaggaaagtgcgagagTTTTCTTTTGTATACCATTTATCAATAAAGATGAACTAACCTATTTTTTAAGAATTCTGAATTTCATTTTCATGAAGACATAATAATTCTGACTACAAAATAatgttgtaatatttttcaattgatATATAAGAgatgttaaaccattgatcattaatttttaatataata
This genomic stretch from Raphanus sativus cultivar WK10039 chromosome 3, ASM80110v3, whole genome shotgun sequence harbors:
- the LOC130510018 gene encoding bidirectional sugar transporter SWEET10-like, with the protein product MLWIYYAMVKKNLVIMITINTFSLVIQIFYISFYLFYSSMKQKTLTIKLVVLVDVLAFALVFFPTHFLLDGKKRVQFLGYICMIFSLCVFIAPLAMIRRVVKTKTSEFMSFSLSFFLTLSAVTWFVYGVLLKDLNIALPNVLGFIFGWVQMVVYWVYKKPGTKPPGNVQEIDAEHVVDVVRDGDTIIIDENIKGDTEQMMESI